The Plasmodium knowlesi strain H genome assembly, chromosome: 14 region TTCTTAACCTCGGTGAGGGGTTCGTTTCACAAGACACACACGGGGTTGACTCCCTATTTAATGAATTGAATACAAATGTTCGCCAAGCGCGATAAATGATCAGATCCTTCTATTGCTAAATAGAAGGTGTAGATACGTGACTCATTGCTTCTCAGTGTGTCTAAGAAGTGTATAATGTAATAGCACCAGCGGAGGCTGCAATAAAGGAAAGTGCGAAGGAGGTGAAAAACAACCAAGGGGTGTAACTACCACGTCGCGCGATATATTACACACGATGTATTTATtaactttaattttttatttttttctgaaatgTAGTTATACCTGAGGATAGCAAATCCCGCGATGCAAATTGTTTCCCATtgcgtttcttttttcccccgccCTTAAGACAGAACATATCCAGGAGAAATTATAAGCACACATGAGGGCGCAGAGTTTGAGGCATCTGAATTTAGTAGAAATACTCCAGTTGTAAACAACTTAATCATTTGTTAAGACATCGAAATGGtcgtaaggaaagaagttcTATTCAGAATTATTctgtaaaaaaggggggggtaaaaattaaaatttgtaCTTTCACTTCCTGATTTTAAAACATATACGCTattagtttttctttttttttttttttttttttttttaacatatatGATTAAAGGGTGATCACACTACTTGAAaggaaatgtgaaaaaaaatcgcgTCACATCGTTGCGCTGCATAATACGCTGGTATTCTGTGGAAATGCGTAGAGAAAAATATCCCTCGAACGGAAGTACCCATTtcgtaaaggaaaagaatgagGACGAAAGAGATGGTGGAGGGCTCTCATTATGAGTGTGCATGGAAGGCGTACATTCAATCAAATCGCCTTTCGATGAATGCATTTTATttgctttccctttttttttttgctgttcTTGCGATGGAAATGGTTGCACATTTTAATCTATTAAAAGTGGCGAAAAAGGCAAGTAAAGTAGAAAACAAATAAGTACACAAATTAGTAATCAAATAAGGGAGCTATTGGACTCCTCGCgacttcatttcattttcgaGAAATGCATAACGACCGTTGCTGTCACCCCCCAACAGATCTActacttcccatttttaaagatttttcctgattattttttttttttcttcttgtgaGACGGAGAAATGGCGTGCatgcttaaaatttttcctttccttttttttaaaacaaaagtgTATACTAAAAGCACCAGTGTTGTAACTTGatcattttgaattttttttttttttttaaatcgttTTGGTACACCATCATTCGGTTTAGCCTATTCTCCTATTTTAACCTTTAATCTGACATCACTGCAGAATAAACAAGAGAGCACACCCTAATGAAACGCAAACATAACATCAGCACATAAAGAGGCCACGCGTGTGTTTGCACGTATATACAACGTAAGTAGGAACCGTTCTGTCGACACGGATACTTTTGAAAAGCGTACATATAAGTGTGTACATAAACGGCACAGGGCGGTGAAGAAggtagaacaaaaaaaaaaaaaaaaaaaaagggaagatagTCCACCAAACTGGGAATATACTTCTGCATGTTTAGCTCCTCGTAAAGCAATTCTGCAAAGTTGATCGCCGTCCCGAGAACGTGAGTGCTGCTTGTGATCTGGTGAAGCAGGCCAATTAGGATATTTTGCCCTCTACAGTGTGTATGTAGGTATACATGtgggtattttttttgaaccccATAACAGTGCACGGTTAAACGCACACACAAACATTAGCAGGACGTGCATTTGCGCTACCAACAGAGGACCGCCACGCGAACATAGACACTcatacacacacgcacaAAGAAGAATGCACATTATAACGTCCCGCACAGTGCTAACAATAAGCATAATagtgataaaaattattctgtGGAACTCGGAAGAATGCAAAGGTTTCATtttgaagggaaaggaaagagcaGTGAGTGGGGTGCTACGCAGAGGAATGGACAAAAAGAATAGGAGGAGGTTaaccaaagaagaaaatctCAGAGAtcaaataaatgaacaaattatgACATCATCTGAAAATGATAattacattaaaaaaaaattaaaagaattcGAAAAATATAGAATAGCAACATACAGCTCTcaatacacttttttttttccaggacAGGGAGAGCAATATATATCGATGGGATTAGATACATACAACACGTGTAAAAATGCTAAAGAAATGTATGACCGTGCCAGTAAAATTCTGGGCTACAATTTAATGGatattattaaaaatggTCCAATAGAGAAATTAAAGGACTCAGAAATTTCACAGCCATCCATTTATACTGTTTCCATTGCTGCTTACGAAAAGTTGAAACAAGAAAAGCAAGACATAGTTATGAAGCTAAATTTATGTATGGGGTATTCATTAGGTGAATATTCTGCCTTAACATGTTCTGAAGCTTTGCCCTTTGAGGAAGGCGTATTTTTAacaaaggaaagaggaaaagcaaTGCAGAACTGTGCCAAGTTATACAAAACGACTACCATTGCAATTGTTGGGCTAACCTTAGATCGTATTCACAACCTGATAGAAGATGTCAATAAAGAAATGGatgatgatatttttattgtcAGTTATATGACTCCAAAAAAATTCGGATTATGTGGAAAACCGGAAAGTATGCAATATCTGAACAAAttggcaaaggaaaaatataaagctATTTTTACTAAAGAGTTACAAATTTCCGGGGGGTTCCACTCGTCCTATATGTTCCCAGCTAGGAAGGCATTAGAAAACGCCTTAAGACAGATAATATTCAGAAAGCCAAAAATTCCAGTCATTTCAAATGTCGATGGCTGTGCTTATGATGACCCACACATAATCAAACAGCTGCTACTTCTGCAGTTGACGAGTCCCATTAGAATAAATGCCTGCCTAGAGAATGTGTTAAAACATGGATACGAGACTGGCTACGAGCTGGGGCCCGGAACGATCAACTCGAACCTTTTGAAGGACGTGTcgaagaagcagaaggagGCAACGCCGTATATCTAGTGGGGTATATGCTTGTGTTGTTCCTTGTATTTCCATGCTCGTTCATGTGTCTCTTTCCCCCATGTAGCCTTCCCCGTGCTACTCCCGCACCTAATTAACCCCCCGAACAAACTGAGCACCAGCTGCAATTTTACCCTCGCAAAGCGACAAACCTATTTGTGAACTGTCCAGACAGAGCAAATGAGGGGCTGCTGAACTACGTAGCATCCTCCATGGTGCCATAAaagcgttttttcttttttttctctaatcAAGATATCAATCTCTCCCTTGTCGAGTGTCGCCCCTTAACGGGTAAAGACAACCAATGCGCGTTTGCGGTAAAGGTCTACATGTGCAGATTTACGAACGTTCATAAACACGCAAAAAAGCTTTgatctttttctctttcattttgcCAACTCCGCAGTTTTAAAAAGGCACACATTAAAGAAGCATAATTCTGGACGAGGCTTAAGTCTGTAAATTTAACAAAAGGGTAACATGACATAACATTGATACCTACGCGtaatgtgtatatgcatttgCGCAATCGCGAGTTTACACGAGCGCCACTAAAAAAGGAGCATTAACACTCATATGCATTatgatacaaaaaaaaaaaaaaaaagaaaagaaaaaaaattgaaaattttccatacATATCATACACAAATTTTACATATTCATAAAAACTAAAACATTGTCATTTTATcaaacaaaaggggaaggcgTCTCTAAACGAAAATAAGGGGAGACTGACCATCTGCACGTATGCTCAATGTGTTGCTTATACgcccacaaaaaaaaaaaaaaaaaaaaaaaaaaagtacacaaaaatatgtgcacacaGTGTTCCTCTATGATGACAGCTATTCCCAACTTAAAAGAAACCCCCTTTCACTATCATCTCTTCGTAATGAAGACACGGTGACGATCTCCTATAAAACGATCTGAATAGCAGTCATCATAAAAATTATCCGTTACTGtacttttcaaatttttattgcCAACTTTGTTCAGTAAAAAATGGCTCACATTATTTTTACCCACGGGATAATCTAtcacatttccttctttttcggaaaaatttttacaaaaaaaattgcccttTGAgagaaatttaatttttgccAGTTTGTTGTCACTCTTGCCCATGTCACTTTCCCCCTTGTTCATATCATCACCCActccattttgttccttATCCTTATAACTGCAATTATGGCCCGAGAGTTCTCTATAGCTCAGAAACGAACATGGCCTGGGTATGGGGGAACTGTTCTTTAAGCCCTTCTGCACTtggcatcttttttttttttcatccaatATGTTATCAAATTTCAAGTTGTTCACAACTGATAGTAATGTGTCCCTTTTTgcagaaatgttttttttttctatcgaTTTGAGGAAGCTATTGTACTTTTTTAGGTTACGTGTAAAGTCTTCATTTGGGAGCAAACTTCTCAATTTTCCGCTTGTCCCGTTTTCCTCACTCGCATTTTTGTACTTACTGAGCATGTTACACAAAAGCTCATGAACGTTTCGCTTACATGATGTCACCTCATCTTGCTGAAAACTTATATTGTCGCTTTTGACACCATAGGTTCCTTTAGccatttccttctcttccgtTCTGAGCgaattttcttcactttcaaATATGTCTACATCAAGCTTGTCAACCCTGTTAGGCAGTCCCATCTCGTCGCATCCCCTCCTACGTTCGTTTTCCTCATAATTGTTCATCTGGTTCTTcttattaaaaaggaaatcgcTATTTGCAGGGGAATTCACAGGAATGTCATCTTTCTTCCCATCAGCACACTGTAGCAGGGATGATAATatcgattttttccttccttccattttgttcctcATTTCTTGCTCTAAAAAAGTAACATacaattcatttatttccttcttttcattattCAAAGAATGACAATTTTCGAGTACACGATTTATTACGTCTGCCttgtacttttccttttttatttgagatgtattttctcctgggtcttcctccttctccccaTAGTTGTCACTTAAGACACTATTTCTAGCAGAACACCAGTGGCCTAATTCTTCCGCGTTGTAAACATCGTATTGATTTTTGCTCCACCTGGAGCTAcgccttctccttctgtttaGCCACATCCTTACACGGCGCTGTATCAAAATTATGcactttaaaaattcatcatAACTTACGTAGTAGTTGTACACAACTTCTGCATTGTTCTTGTGGTTGAGGCACAGAGTGGTTGACTGTTCCTTGGAAACTTCCTTGCAGCTCCTTCCTTGCGGTCTCCTATgttcccttttgttttcccaTTCTTCTGCTCTTCCCTGCGCTCTCCCTTCCTCATTCATCAATTTAACCCTCTCAACACTTTTCAGTGACCCCTTATTTATTACTAACGAATATTCTACCTTCTTCTGCTTCCTTGGAGAACTTTCCAATTCCCCATTTGAGAATTTCCCCCTCGTGTGCAAATAACCCTTTTTGTCCGCCACCTGCTCTATACTTCCAAACGAATTTCCcttaaaaattgttttccttGGAGTAGCACACGCGGGGCATATTTCACATGAGCAATCATAAGCAACGCTGCGTATACCTCCAAAGGTAACCTTATTTGTCCCTTTCTTCCTCAAGTGTCTTCGCTCCATAGGAACCATTTCGTGATTGTCCTCGCCGATGTATATTGCCTCATCATGAATTGATAAATTGATTATTCTGTTCAGGTAAGATGTCATTCGCTTCTTCTTTATGTTGAGAAGGCACTCCTGAGCTTGACTTATACTGCTCATGGCAATTTCCATACACCTTTGCTTTTGGTGATATTCTTTAATTCGAAACTCTTCATTAATATCactaattattttttcgatcATGTCCGCTTCGCTTGAAAATGAATCATTGGCGTAATTTACAGATGCTTTAATATGTCCAGTTGTTACACTCTGCCCGTTATTCTGAACGGTACTTTTCCCTGCGTTCTCTTCACATGGATATGTGTGTGATTTGTCATTTTCTTGGGGAGATCCAATGTTTGTCCTCTCATGAGTTGCATTATTATTTGTGCTGACATATGATTCCGTTGGGGTGGTGCAAGAATCTTGTTTCGACGCCCCGTTGGAAGTTAAATTGAGCGCCTTCTCTGCCCCACATCCAGAGGACCAGCCATGACGTGCCTCCACCTCGATATCCTCACAAACGACATGCCTACCCGAGTAAGCACTTTCCTTCAATTTAACCATTTCGTCTTTGATCCTTTTAATCTCCCTTTTCAGCCTTTTcacttgattttttttttttccatttttgttatCATGTGCTGTGTTATGAATTGTGGCATTTGCCCCCTTTGTAAAATCTTCCCTTTTACTGTGAATATCAGATGTGGATTTCTTTTCACTCACTTCGTTGTTGTGCTTGTCGTTTAATTTTTgggattttttctccatgtaCTGTCCAACGTACTCCCCTtcgggaaaatatatttcactTCTCCTTATAACGTAGTCGTCCATGCCATCGGGGGTAGTAACTCCCCCTtggatgaaaaatttatgttTCTCCGTTTGGCTCCCTTTTGAATCTTCCAATTTTGTATTGACTCCCTGGGAAAGAGTACCCTCAATGTTGTTCGTCAGGTTATCACCAAGCAGTTCATGGCTTCCCGAATTTAGTAAAACGTTTTTTTCAATATAGCTAATCACTTCACACATTTTGTAGTACTTATCCTTATCGTGTAATCTGATTAACGTATCGTCCTCAAAATATTCATTTATGATCCATGTAAAAATGGTGTTGCTATTGAAGGGGCCTTGTTCCTTCCCATTGTCGTCTATGTAGACCCAGTATAAAATTCTCCTTGCGTTAAGGAGATCATTGAACTCGTTAATTATATTCTTGTCTTGCGATAATCCGCTCTGTTCCTTTTGATCATGGTTAATcttgttttccatttctgtttGATCTAACTCTGTGGAAAATTCACTTGGCAAAAATATCTGCTCATGAACATCTTTCAAATAATTAcctgtttttatttcacttaaCGTGTGATTATATATTATTccgttttttaaatgaacttttattttcccctttagtTTATCATTTTCGAAAAGGATACAATAATTCTTATCGTAGAGTCTTTTGTTCTTCATGTTCAGTTCGCTTCGGTGCAGATAATCCACTTTGTCTTTGTTCAGGTCTTTCCGCAGCACGTACAGGATGAGTCCCTCCTatggatggaaaaaagaaaaaaagaaaaaaaaaaaaaaaatgatcaagGGGGCCATACACACTGATGGGAAGTTATTATCTTTTTACGGTTAGCCCATCGGGGGAAGGATCCATCCCCTCTTCACACCCCTGCACAGTGCAACTTCCACCATTTTCCATGTCACATATACTCACGTCCCTCTCCAGCATGTTAAAGGCGTGTGAAATGTTCACTTCGTACGACATGAGGCATATTTCgttctgttccttcttcacGCACATGTACCATGGCGTTTCGTAAAAGAGTCCATTAGGTATTTCGTTCTTCAGACTACGCTGCGCGCCATAGGGGCGGCCACTTACGTCACCACTTGGTTGAGCATTTGTCCAAGTGCCTGATAAATTGGCTGACCCGTTGCATCCTCGATTACTTGACTCTCCCCTCGCGTCCCCACTCTCCACTTTAATGTGCAGACAGTACAccacattttcttcctcctgctTGTTCTCTCTAAAAGCTGTGTCCTCCGTGCACAGCTCAACTTCAACACTGTGGATGTACAGGTTGATGTCCATCGTGTTGTGCGATCAGGTCTGTCGTATGTGCATGATGCGCAAGCGATACACATGCATATCCGTACATACACACCCGAGCATGCTTATGAATTTGTACATTTCCAGCCATATGTCTAAGGACCTGTGTACATATGAACATAACTTTCTTTTACCAAATTGCTATCTCTCCTTGAAACAATTACATTGTGCTAGCCAGCATGTCGTGCGCCAACAGACCTTTTCGTATAACAAGGGAATGCACACATTGGGCATAGGCGAAcgggggatttttttttttccctgcagGAGAAGAATGTTTAGGGGAGCTAAGGTACGGAAGTGTGAGGTCTCTCCTTGACTGTTCGGGTTGGATGACTTCGCATACACATGCTAAACGAAAAACTGTGTACGACACAAATGACATGTGTACAGATCGCGCTGTTCTCTCTCCGctggcatttttttaattcgcgcaaaagtcgaaaaaaaaaaaaaaaaaaaaaaaagaagtaaaataaaataaaataaaagagtaaaaaatcaaaataaacagataaataaattaaacatCTCATAATGTTCCCCAGTGGGCGCGCGTGTTCcgtttcccatttttcgttagagcaaaaaaaggaagggtcGTCCAAGGGGGGGCTATATATCTTCTCTTCACCTtgaattccttttctccGTCGCTCAACCCTTTTTGCTGCACTCGAAATGGTtcaccactttttttaaaaaacttctttcatttccaaAAGCTTTTCTAGCCGTCCCACCAACATGATGACTGAGCAGGCGCACTTTCAACCTTCTCGAATGTCGACGCGTGAAGCTTTCCCGAGGTCCAGAGTTTTCAGCAAAATGACCATCATGCATATGGATACATAAGTGCACCTGCGTGTACGTATGAGTTCACATTTTAGCGTACACGCCTGTAGATCCCTTTGTCAGAAGAGTTGCAGCGTCTCGACATAGCCAACAAGAGGAAAGAGCAGGGGgaataaaattgttttttttttttggggggaggGTTACCACGTCCTGTCAGATCTATCACCATGTTGTTCCCAGGTTGAAGGCGGAGTCAACTTGTTTTCCTCCCCGAACCAATGTCACGCGCACTGCGCCCCATGGGGAAAATTCTCCACTGCGTAGGTCACTCTGTTGGTCACTCATGTAGGACATACGACACAACAAGTGGGGTGACGCCTTACCTCTTCTCGAAGAAACAAATCACCTACACACAACACGACAGCAGAAACATCAATTCGAAGAATGCCTACCTGTACGATTTGTACAGATCCTTGGAGAACTGCAAAAATGCAAGTAGCCTGTACAAACTGAGCTGCAAAATAAAGGGGTGCCAAATATATGACCTCTACATATGGAGGTTAATGGAACAGAAGTTTTACGAATTTCATAAAGATCTAACACCCAAGGAAATTTCCTGTATCATTAATCATTTtaagcaaataaaaataaatgatagTAAAATATACGAGCGCTGTGTTGAtataattcttccttccatagGTTCCTATTCGTTACAGGATTTGTCTGTCCTGTGTTTGTCTCTGACTTATTTTAATAAAGTGAACTCATCCTTTATGCTCAGAGTAGCAGATGCAATAATTAAATTGTATGAGAGCGAAAAGAGCAAAATACAACAACTGAGTAAGAAAGAGCTTCAACAGATTTTCATTTCCTACGTACATATAATTGGAGCCTATAGCAAAGTAGGCCATAAGCATATcgaattatttaaaatagcTTCTGTGTATATTCATTTGGCCCTTACTGccgatatatatattccttccAAGATCTTTATCAAGATAGTCACATCCTACTCCACGTAAGTGCCTTTCCTGCTTGACAACACACCTGTATTGCATACACAATAAACTATGttgttaagaaaaaaaaaaaaaaaaaaaaaaaaaaaaaaaaaggggggaaatgccaTCAGAAATGACaccatacatatacatatttgttTCCTAAATGTACATTTGCCTTGGATGTATATAGGGATGGTTATACGCTGGGCCGTTATATACATAGCGGTACACATGTTGTATAATATGCCTGCTTGTACGTATATAAACTAGCATGTTTGAACGTCTGCCCCTCCCTTTCAGCGTCAAAATAAAACACAGCAAAATATTCGAGCAAATAGCCAAGCATATACCCACGGTCAAAATTACGGATGACGAACTGAAGGTTGGAGGGCGATTTTAAGCCGCATTATCTCTTCTGTTGTCACAGATGGGGAAACCACTCTTATTTTCCTCCCATTATATTGTTCCCATCATTTCGTTGCGTACAttactttttcccctccctttCTCAGAGCATAAAGCGGAGCTTCGATCAACTCGGTTACTCCTGTGAAACCCTAGACAAGTACATCCAGTACAGGCTGTCTTAGCTAGAAAGTCCTCTGCATGGATGCATTTTCGCGGTCCCACTGATTGGCATT contains the following coding sequences:
- a CDS encoding malonyl CoA-acyl carrier protein transacylase, putative, coding for MHIITSRTVLTISIIVIKIILWNSEECKGFILKGKERAVSGVLRRGMDKKNRRRLTKEENLRDQINEQIMTSSENDNYIKKKLKEFEKYRIATYSSQYTFFFPGQGEQYISMGLDTYNTCKNAKEMYDRASKILGYNLMDIIKNGPIEKLKDSEISQPSIYTVSIAAYEKLKQEKQDIVMKLNLCMGYSLGEYSALTCSEALPFEEGVFLTKERGKAMQNCAKLYKTTTIAIVGLTLDRIHNLIEDVNKEMDDDIFIVSYMTPKKFGLCGKPESMQYLNKLAKEKYKAIFTKELQISGGFHSSYMFPARKALENALRQIIFRKPKIPVISNVDGCAYDDPHIIKQLLLLQLTSPIRINACLENVLKHGYETGYELGPGTINSNLLKDVSKKQKEATPYI
- a CDS encoding GYF domain-containing protein, putative produces the protein MDINLYIHSVEVELCTEDTAFRENKQEEENVVYCLHIKVESGDARGESSNRGCNGSANLSGTWTNAQPSGDVSGRPYGAQRSLKNEIPNGLFYETPWYMCVKKEQNEICLMSYEVNISHAFNMLERDEGLILYVLRKDLNKDKVDYLHRSELNMKNKRLYDKNYCILFENDKLKGKIKVHLKNGIIYNHTLSEIKTGNYLKDVHEQIFLPSEFSTELDQTEMENKINHDQKEQSGLSQDKNIINEFNDLLNARRILYWVYIDDNGKEQGPFNSNTIFTWIINEYFEDDTLIRLHDKDKYYKMCEVISYIEKNVLLNSGSHELLGDNLTNNIEGTLSQGVNTKLEDSKGSQTEKHKFFIQGGVTTPDGMDDYVIRRSEIYFPEGEYVGQYMEKKSQKLNDKHNNEVSEKKSTSDIHSKREDFTKGANATIHNTAHDNKNGKKKNQVKRLKREIKRIKDEMVKLKESAYSGRHVVCEDIEVEARHGWSSGCGAEKALNLTSNGASKQDSCTTPTESYVSTNNNATHERTNIGSPQENDKSHTYPCEENAGKSTVQNNGQSVTTGHIKASVNYANDSFSSEADMIEKIISDINEEFRIKEYHQKQRCMEIAMSSISQAQECLLNIKKKRMTSYLNRIINLSIHDEAIYIGEDNHEMVPMERRHLRKKGTNKVTFGGIRSVAYDCSCEICPACATPRKTIFKGNSFGSIEQVADKKGYLHTRGKFSNGELESSPRKQKKVEYSLVINKGSLKSVERVKLMNEEGRAQGRAEEWENKREHRRPQGRSCKEVSKEQSTTLCLNHKNNAEVVYNYYVSYDEFLKCIILIQRRVRMWLNRRRRRSSRWSKNQYDVYNAEELGHWCSARNSVLSDNYGEKEEDPGENTSQIKKEKYKADVINRVLENCHSLNNEKKEINELYVTFLEQEMRNKMEGRKKSILSSLLQCADGKKDDIPVNSPANSDFLFNKKNQMNNYEENERRRGCDEMGLPNRVDKLDVDIFESEENSLRTEEKEMAKGTYGVKSDNISFQQDEVTSCKRNVHELLCNMLSKYKNASEENGTSGKLRSLLPNEDFTRNLKKYNSFLKSIEKKNISAKRDTLLSVVNNLKFDNILDEKKKRCQVQKGLKNSSPIPRPCSFLSYRELSGHNCSYKDKEQNGVGDDMNKGESDMGKSDNKLAKIKFLSKGNFFCKNFSEKEGNVIDYPVGKNNVSHFLLNKVGNKNLKSTVTDNFYDDCYSDRFIGDRHRVFITKR